One Vanessa tameamea isolate UH-Manoa-2023 chromosome 30, ilVanTame1 primary haplotype, whole genome shotgun sequence genomic window, ATGTCAACTAACGATAAGCTAATGATGGCAGCAATAACCTACTATTGTAAACACGATTATAATCAGTGATTTGTCAACAGTTGAAACAAAACAGCAATCAAAAGAAAATTCAGTTAGATGTAAGAATAAAACTCAATGCTTGAACAAGGATCAGCAAATCGCATCTATTGTTAAATCTAAGTTCATATCAACCCTGAAGCCTGGATCTGTTTTCAATGAATACCCTCAGGCAGTGGCcgatttaataaatgataacgaAAAATATGATGTCgataacttaaaacaaaatcacattgaaaataataaagatataaaaaatataaacaaagatacaAAAGCCACATCAAATGATCTTATTAAATCCAATAAAGATAATGCTATAAAGCTTAAAACAGGTTTTACAGAAGCCAATGAATTACTTAATACCACTTCATTTAAAATACGAGATATTAATGGAACTGTAGTAATACCAAGACGTTATAAACATAGTAATGAAGCTGAATTCACtgaatatattgatttgaaaGTATCCAATAATACAGTAACTGACAAAAAGAATACTATTAGGGATGTTTACGATACAGATGAAATAATTTGGCAGAATTCGGGTCCAATTCCTGATACTAATGCGtataaaactttaccaaaaTTAAAGGGAAATAGTCAGAATAAACCAATTACAGAAAGAGatctaattaaagtaataacgaTGCTGACAAAAACGTTCAAGAAGATCATGAAACAACATAATGATATTAAGAAAATCCACAAcagattatacaatttaaacgaTGATTTCGTAAACAATGTTCAAGTAATAACGAAGAAATTTGAAGATTTCAACTCGAAATACTTTCAAATTATGAAAGCAAATCAAGAACTAAAGgaaatggaaattaaattaaacgagaaagaacattattttttgactAAAGATAAAGAAATATCAAAGAATTTAATAGAATTCGAGAGTCAACAGAAGAAATTCTTAGCACAACAACGACAATTTTACGATGCACAAAAACTGATACTATCacaaaacgaaaaaatacaattaaaacagaATGACATAGCTAAGACTCAGAGCGATATCGCAAACCGGCAAAAGAACTTCGcgagaatattaaaaaaggcCAAACAAATCTACGCAAAGAATAAAAATGTGGCTAAAGAAAAATTCAATACTGGCATTCCTAGACCGAagcctaattatttaaaagaaaaagctAAAACATTCCAGCCTGTATATACAACTAGAACCACAACTGAATCAGTGAAAATCAATCTATTCTCGATACCAACAGCCAGCGGCATTGAAAATcaagataaattattactagACGAAAAAGATCACCATGCGATAGatgatttaatatacaaatattacttcAACAACACATTCATTGACgaaataatgaaaaagaaaattctatCAACATTTTTAGCTGCTCCGGAAAATATAGATaatgttaagaaaaataaaagaaacgaaATGAAATTGAACACAACACTACTTTTACCAGTtaataatacaaagaaatacataaaatataatagagaaaGAAGATGGATCAAGCATTCCAAGAAGAATATTCTCAAACAAGACAAAACGACTGTCACTCCGGTTGcgaatattaaagaaaatatcatcAACATCGGCCATACACTTCCTCCTTTGAGtagagttaatttaaaaaaaacaaaaacccaAGTGAGCGACCCGTACTTAACGATGACGCTGAACTTTTGCAAAGAAATCGGACAGAATACAAACTTAAAAGCGCTTGATTGGTGTGTGGAGAAAACGTTGAGAAAATTACAAGTTatgggtaaatatattttgacttgtTTATTATCTGGTACATCTTACTGTAcagagataaattaaattaaatcaaaaaatcaaaatgaaaatatactttattcaagtaggcttttataagcacttttgaatcaccatttaacaaactatattaagtaaagctaccatcggtttggaatgtagattctaccgataagaaactcagtttcaaaatcttaaaatacagtcatgttagttaaatacaactatatatgtatgttacatatcctgcctggaagtcaacaagcattaactccacgcttttttttttttaacatctatataatcttgtatcgaataatatgctttctttaccaatgtattttttacaaatgatttgaatctacgaaacggcaaagttaaaaatgtatgtaagtatgctTTAAGAGActtaaagcacttttgaatcttcatctTTAGGGGAAAAgttttggaatttatttcacCTTGCttctccaatgcgagttggttaATGCACATATTGCAATTAACCCCATTCATGCAGATTTTGTTACGGTATGTTCCttctatcaaattaattataagcaaaatTTAAACACATTAAATCATAATGCATCGTGTCCGAATTTGAACCAGGAATCTTCGCTTAAGATTTACTTGTTcttactgggccatctcgtcttTATAATTGTAGTAATGATTGATCAATTTTCAGACTTCAAACCGGCATCTATCATGCCACCATTAAAACAGAGCAAGGGACCACAAAAGCAAAACATTTCACAAAACATCACGTCAGAAAAGCCTTTCACATTGAGTAAGTTCATAATGACACATACGCTTGGTGATTCACGATTCATTGTCAGATTTTTTGATGTCAATGATCTTAGGTGACGTTTCGATAGTGAAAAAGTGGACGAGAAGTGAGATAActcttaaagtaatattaaggaCACGTCACTTTTATGCTCGTTTCGTTACATGAGAGAGAAGAAATATATGACTtagagagaaagagagataTCAATCAGAAGATTAAATTTGCTCACGTTCACAGGATGCacgaacaaattttaattttatctatacaaaATTCAAGGTCTACTTACCTTATCCATTAAGAAAgtatgctttaaaaaaaagatatctattcagttatttttttattaaataaaaacttcaataaatCTAAAACAGTACGTtgtccatactaatattataaatgcgaaagcaactctgtgTTGTTGCTCTATCGCGTCCAAATCAttgaaccaattttgatgaaatctgTTATAAAGCAAGTTCGAACTGCAAGGAAGCACAAAGGCTACTGTATCACGCTTTACACCTGACAACTAAGAAACAAAGCCACGTGACAACtagtagtaaatataataaaattattttcctatAGAAACATCGACTACAGCAGGTCCTCATCCTTCAAAGTCTACGACGACAGAACCACTACCGACCATCTTCTTTCCAGGTGagggaaatattattttacgtaaaaaaaaatgtggttaCCACCACCGATagacattaaaaatgtaagaaatattaaccattccttaaaacaccaattcgccaccaaccctgAGAACCAATATGTTAAGTACCTTGTGTCTCTAGTTCCATCTACTCATCCGCCCTTTAATCCTAAACacgataatactaagtattgctgttcggcgaATATGTGAGGTAcctacacaaaatatttaataatatttttaattattgctctttaatcataattttattacatttgttagAAGCGTCACCTTTATGACAACTGCGTCTAccgaaattaagtttttttccaaaattattttacgcAATCTCCTACCTTCCATAGGACTTGGACTCCTTGTATGTCCGTTAcggaaactaaatatatattttcctttttcagACAACGAAGAACTTGAAGATAAGTTAAAAGAATACGGTAAGAACAGCCCTCTTGAACAACCTTAAAAGTTTTCTCTAATTTATACCCGTACATACCTATTTAGGTCATTTTTCTTCGCTCAGCCAAGTGaagatatttacttaataagctggtgatattttaatcaatctAAAAATCTTTTTCCTAATGtctattcataattttatatcaaacaacATGTTAAGTTAAAAGTGATGATTTTGAGTGTgatgtcctactgctgggcaCAGATCTTTCTCCCTCTTAAGGAAATAGGTTTTGAGCTTATTCTacaacgctgttccaatgctttaaatattaaatctataattattaaatcttgCTCCAATTCGGCGTTCTAACGATGATTAAGTTGTTCATGATCCATTtgatgagatggcccagtggttagaacgcgtgcatcttaaccgatgattgcggtttcaaacccagacaagcttcagaattttcatgtgcttaatttgtctttataattcatctcgtggtcggcggtgaatgaaaacatcatgaggaaacctgaatgtgtcttatttcaaggaaattctgtCACaagtgtatccactaacccgcattggagcagcgtggtggaatatgctccaaaccttctcctcaaaaggagaggagatcttatcccagcagtgggaaatttacaggctgctaatgtaatgtaatccaTTTGGCCACCTTGACCTCGTATACTGATAACACATTCCTATTATCAGAATTGAAGCCAGATACAGAAGGGAACGTGTACTATGACGGCAGCTTACATTCCAGTGACCTCGGCCGAATTGGTAAGGCATTATTTACCTTCTAGATCTAGTTTTCCCGTCAAAAAATCACCACTTTTGTAAATGATACAGTCCCCATCATcaacaaaattgaataaatatccaAAAAGCACTCATAAATCGTCGTGATGAAAAATATGTTCTAAATGCAGATTCTAACCGATAAGAACCGGAAGCGAACTAAGTACTCGATGTTACTTTTCTCTCaagaataaattacatttattacgtAACTATATAACTGTAACTCAATTTGCCACGAATCCATTGAcgatggcaagaatgctagcagtatttgCAATTATAATTCTCTACGAAATAATGTGCCAACCCTCGAATTACTAATGGACTAAATAAGAGggattaaatcaataatataatacactagCCACACTTTATTTCAGTAAAAGTAGACAGTGAAGGATTTTCAGACGTAATGCCGGGACTCGAGAGTGACTCCAGGGTGCAAGTGGATCCTCTCGCATTCGACCTCCAAGCACAGCGAAGAGCTGAAGTTCGCAAGTGTGTATTtctttctattaaataattatttatttgcataaattatgcaaataccATCATCCCTCAGTTTGTGAGCACGGCATGAATTACAAACCTAAATTATTTATCTCCaatggatatttaaaaaatatgtacattaataaattacgaGACGCATATGTTTTTGCTAACTGTACCTTTTTTTCAGAATAAACGAAAGGATATTGAAGATGAGATTCGGCTGATTGAAgaattgaatgaattaatttattttgaacaatatttaaaaaaaaaatgtattatagatctaattatatataatgattctTTTAATTCTCCCATATTTTATAACGAAACTAAgaagtttaagtttaattatcttTAGATATTATTAGTTAATCATATGCTCTAGACTAATTAGACCCCACGAGGTCAATTCGCAAAGGAAACTTTTCAACTACGCAACTACTAAGAATCCAATGGGATGGCAACAGCGACAGAGCAAAACGTGTAATATGAAAATTGATGAACTTCCATACGAATATATCGCAACGATTTCACTTGCTACCTTATACTCTTAAATATACGCCTAAACACCAATATTCATACGTTGCTAAGCATTGCTAAAAGCAACTTCTATACACACTTTCATCCTCAACTTCACCCCCCTAATTGACGATTTATAAACTGTTAGGTCCACCAGTTGTGCTCTTATGTCACTTAGTCacctcaaaattttattaagtaaataaattaaagtggtCCCAGTATAATGCCTTGAGGTACACCAGATTCATTTAATTTCGATCGTAGCTTTGTTGGGGTAAACTATTTGAACTAATCGCATTTTATcttttgacttttaaatagattattatccAATCGAGTGTAGGTCcacttacttaataattatctattctACCAAAGAGACTTTGGTTGAGAGGCTTTggttaaatcaatattttagttAACCTTGCCCGTATTTACCCGCAACCTTCGCTTAGGATTCACATATTCTAGGCCATCTTAATTCTTTACTACTTCTACTTAATTTCAATCTCAACGGTCCTGATCGCTCTCTAGTGAATGAACTGTTGAGCCGTTCAAAAGGGATTATGagaaaaaaaggaaaatgttCATTTGTGCTTCTGCATTTGTGTGTATGTTAAAATGCGGGCAGATTCACATTATTTGTACCCCTGAGCCGTTTGATCATTGTAAACATGAGATACTATATAggaaaattaaagattttttttatgccatTGTTACTACCACCACTGCTAATAAACATTAGTGCTGTCAGAAATTATGACCATTCTTACAactgccaatgcaccaccaatcttagTAACTGAGATATTCTATCCCTTGAGTGGTCTGTTATTCACCCCTCAAACCGGAGCACGACAATACCAGGTATTATTACTTGGGGGtagatgagttggtggtaccacGTGAAAGTTTCTCTcagttattgaatataaaaggaACATCAAAATTTCAGTCATATCCTGAAACTAAAATTTAGGCTGTTGAAATTTTAAAcggaaatcaaataaaaaagtataatttcatTGTGCACCAAATTTTATAGTTCTGTTTACAAAACACGCGATTGTGAAAATACTTACACTGCAAACTCATACGGACACAAGTAGAAActctaatatacatatataaattagtagttGTTTGTACAGTCCTCATGTTACGATGCGATCACAACCTGCTCTTCTACCGAGTGCTGTGCGCGACGCTGCTCATGACAGCGTTCACGTTTACTGTGATCTTGACGAACgtttttatcgatatcgattgGTTTCTAACGAATAAAAATCAACGTGAgtgatgttttaatattttatcatttcataaataacttataatacaGTTAAATTAGTGATTCATATTTAAGTTTAGAGGCCTGCTAACACTCAAAGACACACTATTTTAATCAGGCATATTTACACACGTACAAACggacaaaaaaaattgttttatttttttttaaataacgaatggCCTTTCttttgctaatattttattagattaagtATACAATTAAAGCTATCACTAACTTTAATGttactaacaaataaataaataagaaattcaaatgaaatcacagaaaataattatttaaaatcccCAATTTTTCAGATAATACGCAAATAGCTGATAATTCAAAAGTAGCACCAAAAGACTACGACTTCGAAGCACCAGAAAGCGAAGGTCTTAACGATGACAAAAGTTACGAGAGTGAAAATGTACCGTTTTACAGGACAAGAAGGTCCATCGATGATTCAGACAACAGGCAAGGAAACGGAGCTCATGATGGTAAATATTCATTACTTCTCATAACTGCCATTATAGTAACAAGTCGATTCAAAGTTGCCACGCTACTAATTTCTGCAGGACTAAATAATTGCTAAGTGTTAAAAAAGGGCCAACATCAATAACCCTGACTCTgggcaatgaaaaaaaaaaacaatgaacatACATTAGTTAccttatataacatatactgATTATTAGTCCGATTGACTTGAATTTAGTACAGTCATACTCCCATCACGATGTAGACG contains:
- the LOC113391752 gene encoding extracellular matrix-binding protein ebh-like; amino-acid sequence: MFKSIIISIVLNLSNFILTSSNLVKPMLERNNVVNKGLWVRNKADIKNPGDFIFRANSLDADSVLQNNFEGFGENNVQNSPFVASYFERNKRSPIIETKQQSKENSVRCKNKTQCLNKDQQIASIVKSKFISTLKPGSVFNEYPQAVADLINDNEKYDVDNLKQNHIENNKDIKNINKDTKATSNDLIKSNKDNAIKLKTGFTEANELLNTTSFKIRDINGTVVIPRRYKHSNEAEFTEYIDLKVSNNTVTDKKNTIRDVYDTDEIIWQNSGPIPDTNAYKTLPKLKGNSQNKPITERDLIKVITMLTKTFKKIMKQHNDIKKIHNRLYNLNDDFVNNVQVITKKFEDFNSKYFQIMKANQELKEMEIKLNEKEHYFLTKDKEISKNLIEFESQQKKFLAQQRQFYDAQKLILSQNEKIQLKQNDIAKTQSDIANRQKNFARILKKAKQIYAKNKNVAKEKFNTGIPRPKPNYLKEKAKTFQPVYTTRTTTESVKINLFSIPTASGIENQDKLLLDEKDHHAIDDLIYKYYFNNTFIDEIMKKKILSTFLAAPENIDNVKKNKRNEMKLNTTLLLPVNNTKKYIKYNRERRWIKHSKKNILKQDKTTVTPVANIKENIINIGHTLPPLSRVNLKKTKTQVSDPYLTMTLNFCKEIGQNTNLKALDWCVEKTLRKLQVMDFKPASIMPPLKQSKGPQKQNISQNITSEKPFTLKTSTTAGPHPSKSTTTEPLPTIFFPDNEELEDKLKEYELKPDTEGNVYYDGSLHSSDLGRIVKVDSEGFSDVMPGLESDSRVQVDPLAFDLQAQRRAEVRKINERILKMRFG